In Gracilibacillus salitolerans, the sequence GAGTTCCCATGTCAGAAAGGTTGCCATCTCAAGACACGTGGCAAGCACGAATGGCAACATGTGCTTCTTTACGCTTAGATGTAATAATCAAGGAAATGTATCAAGTGTCCAGACAACAAGCATTGAATGTGATCAAGAAAGGCTTGGTAAAAGTAAATTTCCAGACAATTGATCAACCATCCTTTTTACTTGAAGAGGATGATCTCATATCGATTAGAGGAAAAGGTAGGTCTAGAATCACTGAATTACAGGGTCGTACCAAAAAAGACAAAATAAGAATTACTTTTGAAAAATTATTATAACTTTTTGTAGAATTTCTTAGTGATTTGTCAATAAAGTATGATAAGATATTGTATAAAGAATGACATCTAATAGGAGGTGGCCGATGTGCCTTTAACACCGCTCGATATTCATAACAAGGAATTTGCTAGAGGTTTTCGGGGTTATGATGAAGATGATGTAAATGAATTTCTTGATCAAGTGATTAAAGATTATGAAACGGTTATCCGTGAAAAAAAAGATTTGAAAGAAAAAGTGGATCAATTAAATGAGAAGATTAGCCATTTCTCCAATATTGAATCTACTTTGAACAAGTCAATTCTGGTTGCACAGGAGACTGCAGAAGAAGTAAAAGAAAATGCCAAAAAAGAATCTAAATTAATCATAAAAGAAGCAGAAAAAAATGCGGATCGTATAATTAATGAAGCTCTCCATAAATCAAGAACTATCGCATTAGAAGTAGAAGAATTAAAGAAACAAGCTAAAGTATTCCGTACCAGATTGAAAATGTTAGTAGAAGCTCAACTTGATTTGGTAGAAAATAATGATTGGGATGGATTATTTGAGATGGACCTTGAAAACGAAGAAGATGAAGTTGAAAAAGAAGAGTCCAATCAATATTAAATCTTGACGGAATTGAAAATTTTACATATAATTCATACTAGAATTAAATACTATGATTGGGACAGTATATTTGGATTACTAATCAAGCGAGTTAGGGATGGTGTAAGCCTAATTTAGTACCTTAATAGAAGATCACCCATGAGTAGTTACACTGAATATAGTAAGTGTAAACGAGTCATTCACGTTACGAATAGCTGAGTGGATAGTAGCATTTTCTGCTATCTATAAGGGTGGTACCGCGAGAACTCCTCGTCCCTTTTTGGGATGAGGAGTTTTTTTAGTTACAAAAGATGATAAATAGCGTCAGTTATGCACTTACGTAAATCATAAAAGAAAATAAGGAGGATTTATGGTGGAATATAAAAAAACATTAAAAATGCCACAAACGAAATTCCCGATGCGTGGTAATTTACCTAACAAAGAACCGAAAATGCAAGAAGAATGGGATGAAGAAAAACTGTATGAAAAAGTCCAACAACGAACAGAGGGAAGACCGTTGTTCGTTTTACATGATGGACCTCCTTATGCCAATGGAGACATCCATATGGGGCATGCGCTAAACAAAGTATTAAAGGATTTTATTGTCAAATATAAATCAATGGCAGGGTTCCATGCACCATATGTACCAGGCTGGGATACACACGGCCTTCCAATCGAGCAAGCACTTGCTAAAAAGAAGGTTAACCGCAAAAAAATGACCATTGCAGAATTCAGACAAAAATGTGCTGAATATGCGTTAAAACAAATTGATAATCAACGAAACCAGTTTAAACAGTTAGGTGTCAGAGGAGACTGGGATAATCCATATATCACATTAAACAAGTCTTATGAAGCAGCACAAATTAAAGTATTCGGAGAAATGGCCAAGAAAGGTTATATCTATAAAGGGTTAAAGCCTGTTTACTGGTCCCCGTCATCCGAGTCTGCCTTAGCTGAAGCAGAAATTGAGTATCAAGATAAGCGCTCAGCGTCTATCTATGTAGCGTTTGATGTTAAAGATGGTAAAGATTTATTAGATGGCGACGAAAAATTCATTATCTGGACAACGACACCTTGGACAATCCCAGCGAACTTAGCTATTTCGGTTCATCCGGATCTTGAATATGCTGTTGTTAAAGCAGCAGGAGAAAAATATATTGTTGCACACGATATGTTAAATAATTTAAAAGAGACGCTTGAGTGGGAAGAAGCAGAAGTAGTTAACACATTTAAGGGTCAGGAAGCTGAAAAAGTAGTAGCACAGCATCCTTTCTATGATCGTGAATCATTAGTTATTTTAGGTGAGCACGTAACTACAGAAAGTGGTACAGGACTTGTTCATACTGCACCAGGTCACGGGGAAGATGACTTTATCATCGGTAAGCAATATGGTTTAGATGTGTTGTGCCCAGTTGATGAAAAAGGGTATTTCACAGATGAAGCACCAGGATTTGAGGGCTTATTCTATGACGCAGCCAACAAGCAAGTAACAGAAAAACTAGAAGAAAATAATGCGCTGTTAAAACTTAACTTTATTACACACTCCTACCCACATGATTGGCGTACGAAAAAACCAACGATTTTCCGTGCGACTAATCAGTGGTTTGCATCCATTAAAGATTTCCGTGAAGATATCTTAGCGGAAATTAACCGGATTAACTGGTTGCCAAGATGGGGCGAGACAAGACTGTTTAATATGGTTCGTGATCGGGAAGACTGGTGTATCTCAAGACAACGTACGTGGGGTGTGCCAATTCCGGTATTTTATGGTGAAGATAAAACGCCAATCATCAATGATGAAACTATTTCTTATGTTGCAAAATTATTTGAAGAGCATGGTTCTAATATCTGGTTTGAGTGGGATACGAAAGATTTGCTTCCAGAAGGATTCACATCTGAATACAGTCCAAACGGAGAGTTTACGAAAGAAACAGACATCATGGACGTATGGTTCGATTCCGGAAGTTCTCATGAAGGCGTCTTGGAAGGAAGAGAAAATTTACAACGACCAGCAGATGTTTATTTAGAAGGTTCTGACCAATATCGTGGCTGGTTTAACTCTTCCATTTCAACAGCCGTTGCGGTTACAGGTAAATCTCCTTATGAAACGGTAATCAGTCATGGTTTTGCTTTAGATGGCCAAGGACGCAAAATGAGTAAATCTGTTGGAAACGTAGTTGTTCCGTCTAAAATCATGAAACAATATGGTGCAGATATCTTGCGTTTATGGGTAGCTTCTGTTGATTATCAAGCTGATGTCCGTATTTCAGATGAAATTATCAAACAAACATCAGAAGGATATCGTAAAATCCGTAATACCTTCCGTTTCTTATTAGGTAACTTAGCTGATTACACGCTAGAAAATCGTGTAGCAGAAGAACAGTTGGAAGAAATCGACCGTTACATGTTATACCGTCTGCAACAAGTGATTGACAAGTCACGCAAAGCGTATGACGAATTTGATTTCTCAACGGTATATCAAACCATTCACCATTTCTGTACGATTGACTTAAGCTCATTCTATTTAGATTTTGCGAAAGATATTCTATATATTGAGGCAGAGGATAATCATAGAAGACGCAGCATTCAAACAGTCTATCATGAAATTATCACTTCCTTGGTGAAATTATTAACACCGATTTTAACTCATACAATGGAAGAAGTGTGGAGTTACATCCCTGGTGTGGAAGTAGAAAGTCCACAACTAACAGATATGCCAGAGGCAAAAGAAATCAAAGACCAGGAACAATTAGCTGCTAAATGGTCACAGTTTATGGATGTACGTGATGATATTCTAAAAGCATTAGAAGAAGCACGTGCAGAAAAAGTAATCGGTAAGTCTTTGGAAGCTACCGTAACAATTAAAGCAAACAGTGAGGATGTAGCTACATTACTAGCAGAAGTACCATATCTACATCAGTTATTAATTGTCTCACACGTTGAATTGGTAGAGGAACTAGCAGGTGGTAAAACGTTTGAACATGTTACACTGAAAATCAGAAAGCATGAAGGGGAAACCTGTGAAAGATGCTGGGTGATTTCAGATACTGTAGGTGAAGATAATGATCATTCGACATTATGTACACGTTGTGCAACGGTAGTAAAGGAAAACTATGCTGATTTAGCAGAATAAATGAATTCCAAAGCAACTATCCTTTAAAATGGGTAGTTGCTTTTTGAATGCTATTTATAATGGTATAATGTTAAAGTAGTAAAATGGTGAGTTTAATGTGAAATTTCGGAGGTATAATATGTGGCGAGTATATGTAATAGCATTAGCAGTTGTCATGATTGATCAATTAACAAAATGGCTTGTAGTAACAAATATGGAAATTGGAGAACGTATAACAGTTATTGAATCGTTTTTTTATTTAACATCACACAGAAATTCTGGAGCAGCTTGGGGAATACTCCAAGGCCAAATGGTTTTCTTTTACATCATTACCGTAGTCGTAGTTGCCTTTATAGTTTTTTATATCCAGAAGTTTGCTAAGGAGAGTAAATGGCTTGGGATTGCTTTAGCATTTGTTCTAGGCGGAGCGATTGGGAATTTTATTGATCGCCTTTTCCGTAAAGAAGTCGTTGATTTTTTTGATGTGTATATTGGTACATACGATTTTCCGATATTTAATATTGCTGATTCTTCTTTAGTAGTGGGAGTTATTGTAATATTTATCTATACATTCTTAGATGAAAGAAACAAAAAAAGGAGCAACCAGAAATGAGCGAATTATCTTATGTTGTAGAAACGAGTGATCAAGGGATCCGAGTTGATAAATTGTTAGTTAACATTACCGAAGACTATTCCAGATCACAGATTAAAACATGGTTTGATAAACATTTAGTACTTGTAAACGGTAAAGCTGTGAAACAGAACTATAAATGCCAGGCAGAGGATTACATACAATGGCAAGTACCAGAAGCAGAACCGTTAGATGTAGTGGCAAAAAATATACCGATTAATATTGTATATGAAGATGAGGATATACTTGTCATTAATAAAGAGAGTGGAATGGTTGTTCATCCAGCTGCAGGTCATCAGGAAGATACATTAGTCAATGCTTTACTGTACCATTGTGATGATCTATCCGGCATAAATGGTGTGAAAAGACCTGGGATTGTCCATCGGATTGATAAAGACACGAGTGGTTTATTAGTAGTCGCTAAACATGACATTGCACATGAAAGATTAGCAGAACAACTGAAAGAGAAAAAAATCAAGAGAGAATATAAGGCGATTGTGCATGGTGATATTCCACATGAATATGGCTCAATTGATGCTCCGGTAGGACGAAGCGAAAAGATTCGTCAATTAATGACTGTGACGGAGAAAGGCAAAGATGCTGTGACACATTTTGAAGTGATCGAAAGGTTACACGGGAAATTCACGTTTGTGAAATGTATGTTAGAAACGGGTAGAACTCATCAAATTCGTGTGCACATGAAATATATTGGCTATCCATTGGTTGGAGATCCAAAATATGGTCAGCGAAAAACAATAGATGTAGATGGTCAGGCACTTCATGCTTATCATTTAAGTTTTGAACATCCCGTCAAGAAAGAACAGATCGAGTTTGAAGCACCATTACCAGAAAAATTTGAAACAGTATTAGAAAATATCCGAAAAAGTTATTGACTTCGTGTGCAGTTTTTGACATAATATAACCAATATCATAAAGACCTTTTAAAACAGTCCCGTGAGGCTGAAAAGGAAACGGATCAACATACCATAAGTATGTCCAAAATCCTTATTCTCTCACGGAGAATAAGGATTTTTTTCATGGGTAAAGATTAAGAAAAACTTTATGCACCTAACAGGTCTTAATAAAGATATGTAAAGCGAGGTTTTTATGATGAATAAAAAGGCAAATGTACTAGATGCAGCAGCAATGAGAAGAGCTCTGACACGAATTGCCCACGAAATTCTCGAACGAAACAAAGGTGTAGAGGGATTAATGCTAGTCGGTATTAAAACAAGAGGAGTTCCAATTGCCAAGCGTCTCCAGCAACGCATTCAAGATATTGAAGGTGTAGAAGTACCAATTGGAGAATTGGATATTACGCTATATCGTGATGATTTATCACATGTCGATGATCAAAATGAACCAACATTAAACGAAGCCAACTTAAAAGAACAAGTAACAGGCAAAAATGTTATTTTAGTAGACGATGTTTTGTACACAGGCAGAACAGTCAGAGCTGCAATGGATGCAGTGATGGATCAAGGAAGACCTTCTCAAATGCAGTTGGCTGTATTAGTAGATCGAGGACATCGGGAACTGCCAATACGTGCAGATTTTATAGGTAAAAACATTCCAACATCACAAAATGAAATTATTACAGTTGAGTTGGAAGAGATCGATAAAAAAGATAGTGTCAGTATTTACGAAAAAGAATAAGACCTTTAAACAAGTACAGTGATGCTTGCAAGGTCGCATTTAAAGGATACGTGTATACCTTTTATACTACACGTCTACCTCTTTGCGACCAGCAAAGAGGTTTTTTTTATCCGAAAAAAAG encodes:
- the ileS gene encoding isoleucine--tRNA ligase is translated as MEYKKTLKMPQTKFPMRGNLPNKEPKMQEEWDEEKLYEKVQQRTEGRPLFVLHDGPPYANGDIHMGHALNKVLKDFIVKYKSMAGFHAPYVPGWDTHGLPIEQALAKKKVNRKKMTIAEFRQKCAEYALKQIDNQRNQFKQLGVRGDWDNPYITLNKSYEAAQIKVFGEMAKKGYIYKGLKPVYWSPSSESALAEAEIEYQDKRSASIYVAFDVKDGKDLLDGDEKFIIWTTTPWTIPANLAISVHPDLEYAVVKAAGEKYIVAHDMLNNLKETLEWEEAEVVNTFKGQEAEKVVAQHPFYDRESLVILGEHVTTESGTGLVHTAPGHGEDDFIIGKQYGLDVLCPVDEKGYFTDEAPGFEGLFYDAANKQVTEKLEENNALLKLNFITHSYPHDWRTKKPTIFRATNQWFASIKDFREDILAEINRINWLPRWGETRLFNMVRDREDWCISRQRTWGVPIPVFYGEDKTPIINDETISYVAKLFEEHGSNIWFEWDTKDLLPEGFTSEYSPNGEFTKETDIMDVWFDSGSSHEGVLEGRENLQRPADVYLEGSDQYRGWFNSSISTAVAVTGKSPYETVISHGFALDGQGRKMSKSVGNVVVPSKIMKQYGADILRLWVASVDYQADVRISDEIIKQTSEGYRKIRNTFRFLLGNLADYTLENRVAEEQLEEIDRYMLYRLQQVIDKSRKAYDEFDFSTVYQTIHHFCTIDLSSFYLDFAKDILYIEAEDNHRRRSIQTVYHEIITSLVKLLTPILTHTMEEVWSYIPGVEVESPQLTDMPEAKEIKDQEQLAAKWSQFMDVRDDILKALEEARAEKVIGKSLEATVTIKANSEDVATLLAEVPYLHQLLIVSHVELVEELAGGKTFEHVTLKIRKHEGETCERCWVISDTVGEDNDHSTLCTRCATVVKENYADLAE
- a CDS encoding DivIVA domain-containing protein, coding for MPLTPLDIHNKEFARGFRGYDEDDVNEFLDQVIKDYETVIREKKDLKEKVDQLNEKISHFSNIESTLNKSILVAQETAEEVKENAKKESKLIIKEAEKNADRIINEALHKSRTIALEVEELKKQAKVFRTRLKMLVEAQLDLVENNDWDGLFEMDLENEEDEVEKEESNQY
- a CDS encoding RluA family pseudouridine synthase, which codes for MSELSYVVETSDQGIRVDKLLVNITEDYSRSQIKTWFDKHLVLVNGKAVKQNYKCQAEDYIQWQVPEAEPLDVVAKNIPINIVYEDEDILVINKESGMVVHPAAGHQEDTLVNALLYHCDDLSGINGVKRPGIVHRIDKDTSGLLVVAKHDIAHERLAEQLKEKKIKREYKAIVHGDIPHEYGSIDAPVGRSEKIRQLMTVTEKGKDAVTHFEVIERLHGKFTFVKCMLETGRTHQIRVHMKYIGYPLVGDPKYGQRKTIDVDGQALHAYHLSFEHPVKKEQIEFEAPLPEKFETVLENIRKSY
- the lspA gene encoding signal peptidase II — encoded protein: MWRVYVIALAVVMIDQLTKWLVVTNMEIGERITVIESFFYLTSHRNSGAAWGILQGQMVFFYIITVVVVAFIVFYIQKFAKESKWLGIALAFVLGGAIGNFIDRLFRKEVVDFFDVYIGTYDFPIFNIADSSLVVGVIVIFIYTFLDERNKKRSNQK
- the pyrR gene encoding bifunctional pyr operon transcriptional regulator/uracil phosphoribosyltransferase PyrR, coding for MNKKANVLDAAAMRRALTRIAHEILERNKGVEGLMLVGIKTRGVPIAKRLQQRIQDIEGVEVPIGELDITLYRDDLSHVDDQNEPTLNEANLKEQVTGKNVILVDDVLYTGRTVRAAMDAVMDQGRPSQMQLAVLVDRGHRELPIRADFIGKNIPTSQNEIITVELEEIDKKDSVSIYEKE